The Primulina eburnea isolate SZY01 chromosome 13, ASM2296580v1, whole genome shotgun sequence genome includes a region encoding these proteins:
- the LOC140809430 gene encoding phospholipase A1 PLIP1, chloroplastic-like: MACSLFPVTNATPTDHVNNASERLRPLLSNNELFGKTGLQRSYSENRLCCSISRIRASTMEPKLKNSRSGFFNIQLSSAMIPDSLRSFLFYPDISKDMDVIGDSDPQEEIDVDEGKKRANWIERLMELRNKWKETQEKDEEYVGDGIESCDEDGGCEVEYEDDAEGEAITVDKDVFSSLLRDVSRSDTKLYAQLSFLCNMAYVIEDIKTEDLKRYYGLDFVTSSLEKKAEAAALKDKIEQDSTRVHVTDHPGSESAEHSTQKPRLRSSAAYRDIALSAACYVQSRSKDSTNIRTESKFTKESSFSSNEDKCPTEEDGISSPRIYKSEIAACVAASTMTSVVAAGEKQKEKAAKDLQSLHSSPCDWFICDDSSIYTRSFVIQGSDSLASWQANLFFEPTIFEGMDALVHRGIYEAAKGIYDQFLPEIKQHLNRFGDRAKFQFTGHSLGGSLALLVNLMLLRRKAVEPSALLPVVTFGSPFIFCGGHKILDELNIDDNHVHFVMMHRDIVPRAFSCNYPNYVARVLKGLSSTFRFHPCLNKNKFLYSPMGKIFILQPDEKSSPPHPLLPPGSALYALDTTNGSLSKNAFRGFLNSPHPLETLSDPSAYGSEGTIMWDHDSSNYLKAMNEVIRQHTRLRVKKARRQRNQLWPLLTSRSPHAWSHTRDTSETTKKILTGV, from the exons ATGGCATGCTCTTTGTTTCCGGTTACGAATGCCACACCAACAGATCATGTAAACAACGCGAGTGAAAGGCTTCGTCCTTTGTTATCGAACAATGAATTGTTTGGAAAAACTGGACTACAGAGATCATATTCTGAAAACCGTCTTTGTTGTTCTATCAGCCGGATTCGGGCGTCCACGATGGAACCAAAGCTAAAGAATAGTCGATCAGGGTTCTTCAACATCCAGTTGTCGAGTGCCATGATTCCGGATTCGTTGAGGTCATTTCTTTTTTATCCAGACATAAGTAAAGACATGGATGTCATTGGAGATAGTGATCCTCAGGAGGAGATAGATGTCGATGAAGGGAAGAAGAGGGCGAATTGGATCGAGAGGCTAATGGAGCTCCGGAACAAATGGAAAGAGACACAAGAGAAGGATGAGGAATATGTTGGTGACGGCATTGAGAGTTGTGATGAAGATGGAGGCTGTGAAGTGGAATATGAAGATGATGCGGAAGGAGAGGCTATTACTGTCGATAAAGACGTTTTTTCCTCATTGTTGAGGGATGTATCACGGTCAGATACTAAGCTTTACGCGCAGCTGTCTTTCTTGTGCAACATGGCTTATGTGATCGAGGATATCAAG ACAGAGGATCTGAAGAGATATTACGGCCTGGACTTTGTTACATCATCACTGGAAAAGAAGGCAGAAGCAGCAGCTCTTAAAGACAAAATTGAGCAGGATTCCACGAGAGTGCATGTTACGGATCATCCTGGATCAGAATCAGCAGAACATTCTACACAGAAACCACGCCTTCGATCATCAGCTGCCTATCGTGATATTGCACTATCTGCTGCATGTTATGTACAATCTCGATCCAAGGATTCAACAAATATACGGACCGAGTCTAAATTTACAAAAGAGAGTTCGTTCTCATCTAATGAAGACAAGTGCCCGACAGAGGAAGATGGGATTTCTTCGCCACGAATATACAAGTCGGAGATAGCTGCATGTGTAGCAGCCTCAACAATGACATCAGTGGTTGCTGCAGGGGAGAAGCAAAAGGAGAAGGCCGCAAAAGACCTTCAATCACTTCACTCCTCGCCATGTGATTGGTTCATTTGTGATGATTCCAGCATATATACTCGGAGCTTTGTCATCCAG GGGTCTGACTCATTGGCTTCCTGGCAGGCAAATCTCTTTTTTGAACCAACCATATTTGAG GGAATGGATGCTCTAGTTCACAGAGGAATATATGAAGCAGCAAAAGGCATATATGACCAATTCTTGCCAGAGATAAAACAACATCTGAACAGATTTGGTGATAGAGCAAAGTTTCAATTCACGGGGCACTCGCTTGGTGGCAGTCTCGCTCTACTGGTCAATTTGATGCTGTTAAGACGGAAGGCAGTGGAACCGTCAGCTCTTCTTCCAGTGGTCACCTTTGGCTCGCCATTTATCTTCTGTGGAGGCCATAAAATTCTTGATGAACTAAATATAGATGACAACCATGTTCATTTTGTGATGATGCACAGAGATATCGTCCCACGAGCTTTCTCGTGCAATTACCCCAACTACGTTGCCCGAGTACTCAAGGGTTTAAGTAGCACCTTCCGGTTCCACCCTTGTCTAAATAAGAAT AAATTCTTATACTCTCCAATGGGGAAAATATTCATCCTCCAGCCGGATGAGAAGTCATCTCCACCTCACCCTCTGCTTCCTCCGGGCAGTGCTCTGTATGCCTTGGACACCACCAACGGTTCCCTAAGTAAGAATGCTTTTCGAGGCTTCCTAAATTCTCCTCACCCCCTCGAAACTCTAAGCGACCCCTCTGCCTATGGCTCTGAGGGTACGATCATGTGGGATCATGATTCAAGCAACTACTTAAAGGCCATGAATGAAGTTATACGACAGCATACAAGACTGAGAGTCAAGAAAGCAAGAAGACAGAGGAACCAGCTATGGCCGCTCTTAACTTCACGATCACCGCATGCATGGAGCCATACACGTGATACATCGGAAACGACAAAAAAGATATTGACCGGTGTCTGA
- the LOC140809118 gene encoding rhodanese-like domain-containing protein 4, chloroplastic isoform X2 has translation MEALNVVGLTPISVLAKRPGPRKNQSLATVSPFKNQSFSVSRCMAGGLVLLSSALGTDLARALTYDGTLQQSVSNLAPDIDFSGVLGNATNFAAENPIIAGGGVALLAFPVVVSQLLSKSKNWGVESAKTAYSKLGDDDKAQLLDIRAPQDIKQTGSPDIRSFKKKPVVVVYNGEDKSGFLKKLSLKFKEPESTTLFILDKFDGNAKQVAELVTANGFKAAYAIRDGAEGSGGWMKSGLPWIVPSKTWSLDFSDLTGTVGDASDALPLILGVAAAAGIGILSFTEVEVLLQVLGSAFLIQFISKKLLFAEDRKQTIQQIEDILNTKVAAKELVGDIQQIGKAILPSSVTSKALPAPVESGIQISEPGPESAPAKIEATPEVNSIPQAEAEDESLPVS, from the exons ATGGAGGCCCTTAATGTAGTTGGCTTGACTCCAATTTCGGTTCTTGCTAAAAGACCGGGGCCCAGAAAAAATCAGTCGCTGGCAACTGTTTCCCCATTCAAGAATCAATCCTTTTCAGTTTCAAGATGTATGGCGGGGGGTCTAGTGCTGTTATCTTCGGCTTTGGGTACTGATTTAGCAAGAGCGTTGACATATGATGGAACTCTGCAGCAATCCGTGAGCAATTTGGCCCCCGATATTGATTTCAGTGGAGTTCTTGGTAATGCTACCAATTTTGCCGCGGAGAATCCCATAATCGCTGGCGGCGGAGTGGCGTTGCTGGCGTTTCCCGTGGTGGTTTCTCAGCTGCTCAGCAAATCCAAGAACTGGGGAGTGGAGAGTGCGAAGACTGCTTATTCAAAATTGGGTGACGATGATAAGGCTCAATTACTTGATATACGAGCACCGCAGGATATTAAGCAAACGGGGAGCCCGGATATCCGGAGTTTCAAGAAGAAGCCGGTGGTCGTGGTGTATAACGGTGAAGACAAGTCAGGGTTCTTGAAAAAGCTGTCTTTGAAGTTTAAAGAACCCGAAAGCACCACATTGTTTATActtgataa ATTCGACGGAAATGCCAAACAAGTAGCAGAGCTGGTAACGGCAAATGGATTTAAAGCTGCTTATGCAATCAGAGATGGTGCAGAAGGATCGGGGGGATGGATG AAAAGTGGCCTTCCCTGGATAGTTCCAAGTAAAACATGGAGCCTTGACTTCAGCGATTTGACGGGCACCGTTGGG GATGCTTCTGATGCTTTGCCTCTGATCCTTGGTGTTGCGGCTGCAGCTGGTATTGGGATTTTGTCTTTTACAGAG GTGGAAGTACTTCTCCAAGTTCTGGGTTCTGCTTTTCTTATTCAATTTATAAGCAAGAAACTCCTCTTTGCAGAG GATAGAAAGCAGACTATACAGCAAATTGAAGATATCTTGAACACAAAAGTCGCTGCAAAAGAACTTGTGGGTGACATACAG caaATCGGGAAGGCCATTCTACCCTCGTCTGTGACTAGTAAGGCTCTACCCGCTCCTGTTGAAAGTGGCATCCAGATATCTGAGCCAGGGCCTGAGAGCGCACCAGCAAAAATAGAAGCAACTCCAGAGGTCAATTCTATCCCACAAGCGGAAGCTGAAGATGAGTCTCTTCCGG TATCCTGA
- the LOC140809146 gene encoding protein WHAT'S THIS FACTOR 1 homolog, chloroplastic — protein sequence MEPKLLISTHKVSSSGCAFPFFLSYKSSPLQNPKFCCNVYSSFCAKQSVKTPFLGKKLVFQEKNEFFWSTRRYHLPFPVIRAGVVKRRKELPFDNVIQRDKKLKLVLKIRKILTSQPDRIMALRHLGRFRKDLGLQKRRRFISLLRKFPAVFEIVEEGVYSLKFRLTPEAERLYLEEMRVRNGMEDLLVVKLRKLLMMSMEKRILLEKISHLKTDLGLPLEFQDTICQRYPQYFKVVTTGRGPALELTHWDPELAVSAAELAEDENKERELEERNLIIDRTPKFNRVNLPRGLNLSKGEMRRISQFRDMPYISPYSDFSKLRSGTQEKEKHACGVVHEILSLTVEKRTLVDHLTHFRDEFRFSQQLRGMFVRHPDMFYVSLKGDRDSVFLREAYRDSNLVEKDKLLLIKEKLRALVNVPRFPRRNISEAHSDQAARIEDEVESGEDDEDEWSDIDNLGSDEIDDIVDGADKDFKDGWSDDDGGDDDLPPNFNNEEDDPLSSFERSKPTIKQVNGSRKSDENYLIQEFPDGKPRERW from the coding sequence ATGGAACCAAAGTTGTTGATCTCTACCCACAAAGTTTCGTCTTCAGGTTGTGCATTTCCATTTTTTCTTTCATATAAGTCATCACCGCTTCAAAACCCCAAGTTTTGTTGTAATGTTTATTCATCATTTTGTGCTAAACAATCGGTGAAGACTccgtttttggggaaaaaatTAGTCTTTCAGGAAAAGAATGAATTTTTCTGGAGTACGAGGAGATATCATTTGCCTTTTCCTGTAATAAGAGCGGGTGTTGTGAAGAGGAGGAAAGAGCTTCCCTTTGATAACGTGATTCAGAGGGACAAAAAGCTTAAATTGGTTTTGAAAATTAGGAAGATTTTGACGAGTCAGCCAGATAGAATTATGGCACTTCGTCATTTGGGTAGGTTTAGGAAAGATTTGGGGCTACAGAAAAGGAGGCGGTTTATATCTTTGTTGAGGAAGTTTCCTGCTGTGTTTGAGATTGTGGAAGAAGGGGTTTATTCACTTAAGTTCAGGTTGACACCTGAGGCGGAGAGGCTATACCTCGAGGAGATGAGGGTTAGAAATGGAATGGAGGATTTATTGGTTGTTAAATTGAGGAAGTTGTTGATGATGTCAATGGAGAAACGGATTCTTTTGGAGAAGATTTCTCATTTGAAAACTGATTTAGGACTGCCTTTGGAATTTCAAGATACTATTTGTCAGCGGTATCCACAGTATTTCAAGGTTGTTACAACTGGTCGAGGGCCGGCCCTTGAGTTGACTCATTGGGATCCTGAGCTTGCTGTATCTGCAGCAGAGCTCGCGGAAGATGAGAATAAGGAAAGAGAGCTGGAAGAGAGAAATTTAATTATTGATCGAACCCCAAAGTTTAACAGAGTTAATCTACCTAGAGGGCTCAACCTTTCCAAAGGTGAGATGAGAAGAATTTCTCAATTTAGAGACATGCCTTACATATCACcttattctgatttttcaaaactgAGGTCTGGCACgcaggaaaaagaaaaacatgCCTGTGGTGTTGTTCATGAAATATTGAGTCTCACTGTTGAGAAGAGAACACTTGTAGATCATTTGACCCATTTTCGAGATGAATTTAGATTCTCTCAGCAGCTCAGGGGGATGTTTGTAAGGCATCCCGACATGTTTTATGTATCTCTGAAAGGGGATAGAGACTCAGTGTTCCTACGTGAAGCGTACCGAGATTCTAATTTAGTAGAAAAAGACAAATTGTTGCTCATCAAGGAAAAACTTCGTGCACTTGTTAATGTTCCAAGATTCCCGAGAAGAAATATTTCAGAGGCTCATTCAGATCAAGCAGCAAGGATAGAAGATGAGGTTGAGTcaggtgaagatgatgaagatgaaTGGTCCGATATTGACAATTTAGGAAGTGACGAAATTGATGATATTGTTGATGGTGCTGATAAGGATTTCAAGGATGGTTGGAGTGATGATGATGGTGGTGATGATGATTTGCCTCCAAACTTCAATAATGAAGAAGATGATCCATTGTCAAGTTTTGAACGGAGCAAACCAACTATTAAGCAAGTTAATGGCTCAAggaaaagtgatgaaaattaTCTAATTCAAGAGTTTCCGGATGGAAAACCTCGGGAACGTTGGTAA
- the LOC140809118 gene encoding rhodanese-like domain-containing protein 4, chloroplastic isoform X1, whose amino-acid sequence MEALNVVGLTPISVLAKRPGPRKNQSLATVSPFKNQSFSVSRCMAGGLVLLSSALGTDLARALTYDGTLQQSVSNLAPDIDFSGVLGNATNFAAENPIIAGGGVALLAFPVVVSQLLSKSKNWGVESAKTAYSKLGDDDKAQLLDIRAPQDIKQTGSPDIRSFKKKPVVVVYNGEDKSGFLKKLSLKFKEPESTTLFILDKFDGNAKQVAELVTANGFKAAYAIRDGAEGSGGWMKSGLPWIVPSKTWSLDFSDLTGTVGDASDALPLILGVAAAAGIGILSFTEVEVLLQVLGSAFLIQFISKKLLFAEDRKQTIQQIEDILNTKVAAKELVGDIQQIGKAILPSSVTSKALPAPVESGIQISEPGPESAPAKIEATPEVNSIPQAEAEDESLPGISRPLSPYPNYPDYKPPSSPIPSQP is encoded by the exons ATGGAGGCCCTTAATGTAGTTGGCTTGACTCCAATTTCGGTTCTTGCTAAAAGACCGGGGCCCAGAAAAAATCAGTCGCTGGCAACTGTTTCCCCATTCAAGAATCAATCCTTTTCAGTTTCAAGATGTATGGCGGGGGGTCTAGTGCTGTTATCTTCGGCTTTGGGTACTGATTTAGCAAGAGCGTTGACATATGATGGAACTCTGCAGCAATCCGTGAGCAATTTGGCCCCCGATATTGATTTCAGTGGAGTTCTTGGTAATGCTACCAATTTTGCCGCGGAGAATCCCATAATCGCTGGCGGCGGAGTGGCGTTGCTGGCGTTTCCCGTGGTGGTTTCTCAGCTGCTCAGCAAATCCAAGAACTGGGGAGTGGAGAGTGCGAAGACTGCTTATTCAAAATTGGGTGACGATGATAAGGCTCAATTACTTGATATACGAGCACCGCAGGATATTAAGCAAACGGGGAGCCCGGATATCCGGAGTTTCAAGAAGAAGCCGGTGGTCGTGGTGTATAACGGTGAAGACAAGTCAGGGTTCTTGAAAAAGCTGTCTTTGAAGTTTAAAGAACCCGAAAGCACCACATTGTTTATActtgataa ATTCGACGGAAATGCCAAACAAGTAGCAGAGCTGGTAACGGCAAATGGATTTAAAGCTGCTTATGCAATCAGAGATGGTGCAGAAGGATCGGGGGGATGGATG AAAAGTGGCCTTCCCTGGATAGTTCCAAGTAAAACATGGAGCCTTGACTTCAGCGATTTGACGGGCACCGTTGGG GATGCTTCTGATGCTTTGCCTCTGATCCTTGGTGTTGCGGCTGCAGCTGGTATTGGGATTTTGTCTTTTACAGAG GTGGAAGTACTTCTCCAAGTTCTGGGTTCTGCTTTTCTTATTCAATTTATAAGCAAGAAACTCCTCTTTGCAGAG GATAGAAAGCAGACTATACAGCAAATTGAAGATATCTTGAACACAAAAGTCGCTGCAAAAGAACTTGTGGGTGACATACAG caaATCGGGAAGGCCATTCTACCCTCGTCTGTGACTAGTAAGGCTCTACCCGCTCCTGTTGAAAGTGGCATCCAGATATCTGAGCCAGGGCCTGAGAGCGCACCAGCAAAAATAGAAGCAACTCCAGAGGTCAATTCTATCCCACAAGCGGAAGCTGAAGATGAGTCTCTTCCGGGTATTTCGAGGCCACTCTCTCCCTATCCTAAT TATCCTGATTACAAGCCTCCATCTTCTCCTATACCTTCGCAGCCATAG
- the LOC140810701 gene encoding histone H3-like centromeric protein CENH3, which yields MARTKQPAVRRTGRRKSAAAGGTPTSTPQRSSGTKSPGGAPPTSRAGRAQKKRRNRPGTVALREIRKYQKSWNLLIPAAPFIRTVREVTLSIAPDISRWQAEALVALQEAAEDFIVQMFEEAMLCAIHAKRVTLMKKDFELARRIGGKGQPW from the exons ATGGCCAGAACGAAACAACCCGCTGTGCGCCGAACCGGCCGACGTAAATCCGCCG CGGCCGGAGGTACTCCAACTTCAACTCCTCAG CGTTCCTCTGGAACAAAGAGCCCTGGCGGTGCTCCACCAA ctAGTAGAGCTGGGCGTGCACAAAAGAAGCGGCGGAACAGGCCAGGGACTGTGGCTCTTAGAGAGATCCGGAAATATCAGAAGTCCTGGAACCTTCTAATACCCGCTGCTCCATTCATTAGAACT GTGAGAGAGGTTACATTGTCAATTGCTCCAGACATCTCTCGCTGGCAAGCAGAAGCTTTGGTGGCCCTTCAGGAG GCCGCAGAGGATTTCATAGTTCAAATGTTTGAAGAGGCAATGCTGTGTGCAATTCATGCAAAGCGCGTGACACTAA TGAAGAAGGATTTTGAGCTGGCCCGTCGAATTGGAGGTAAAGGGCAGCCATGGTGA